TATTGTTGAACTATATATCATTAAAAACAATTAAAAATTACTTATTTAAATATTTTTGTATAAAGTTTAGAAAATAATATAAAGCAACTTAAAAATAATATATTTATGAACGAGAAATTGAACTTAATTACTAGTAATCTACAAGAAGTAGTTGATATTGAAAAAATAAAAGAGATATTGGATAAAAGAGATTTGAAAATTTACTGGGGGACTGCACCAACCGGTAGTCCAAGTTTTGGATACTTAGTTCCATTATATAAAATTGCTGATTTTTTAAAAGCTGATTGTGAAGTTACTATATTATTTGCAGACTTACATGCGTATCTTGATAGTATGAAATCAACTTGGGGTTTATTAGAATCAAGAACAGAATATTATAAATTTTTGATAACTGAGTTATTAATTTCAATAGGAGTTTCCACTAAAAAATTAAAATTTGTTAAAGGGACTTCATACCAATTAAAAGAAGATTATACCTTAGACTTGTATAAATTATCTGCCATTACTTCTTTTTCGGACTCCAAAAAATCTGGAGCAGAAGTAGTAAAGCAATCAGAAAATCCAAAATTAAGTGGATTACTATACCCATTATTACAAGCATTAGATGAAGTCTATCTAAATGCTGATGCTCAATTTGGAGGGCTTGATCAAAGGAAAATATTCATGTTTGCTAGAGACAATTTGCCAAAAATAAACTACGAAAAAAGAATTCATCTAATGAATCCTTTAATTCCTGGACTAGGTAAAACAGGAAAAATGTCCTCTTCTGAACCAGAATCAAAAATAGATTTTTTTGATTCTGATAAAACAATTAGGAATAAAATAAATAAAGCATTCTGTCAAGATAAAGTTATTGATGGAAATGGTTTACTTCCTATGTTAAAATATGTTCTATTTCATAAAATTCATTTTGAATCAAGAGGATTTATAATAAATAGGCCAGATAAATTCGGAGGAGCAATTAAATTTGAAAATTATGAAAAAGTTGAAGAGGCATTTATTAATGGAGATTTATCTTCAATTGATTTAAAACAAGGCATCTCGGAAGAAATAATTAAATTTATCGAACCAATTAGAGAGAAATTATTTGAAAATATTCACATTTATAATGCAGCATATCCAGAAAATAAAATTATTTTAAATAACAAATAAAGATTTACAATTATTTTCTTTTCTTTTTAGTAGGTATAAAGTTTTAATTAACTCTTTCTTTATGTAAATTGTATGGGAATAGTTAATAATATTTATAATCAGTTTAATTTTAATCCAAAAAATAAATTAATTCATGAAAAAGAGAAAATCTCACATTATCTTTTGACATTAAAAAATGTTGAAGCAAAACTTTGGGGCGTTATAATTAAGGACATCTCACATGATGAAGAGAGAGTTTTAGAAGATACAAATCATTTGATATATTTATATTCTAGAGGCAAACATGAGGATTTAAAAAAGATTTTAGAAAGTAAAGATTTCAAAGAATTTTTACATGATCTAGATAAATTAAGAAAAATATTTCTTATCCTCAAAAAAGAGATTAGAGAGAAAGAAAAATTGAAATATTTGATTTCAAATTTCACAATTAAACTTGTAGATTCTAACAATTATGAAAAGTTTAAGAATGTTTTTTTACTTGAGAGAGTTTTGTATGAAATTTTAGATAAGCAAGATGAGGATTTGATTTTTCTAATGGATGATTTGAATAAATTGAAAATTAATTCTGAAGAAATGAAATTTGAAGTTTTTTTAAGAACTCTAAAAGATATTAGAAAAATTTTATCGGGTCATTTAGATCATCATTATTTATTTGAAGAAGAAAGATATGGATATTCTAATACTTCAAATGTTTTATATGAATTAATTAAAATTTTCAAAACAGATTTAGATTAAAAATGAGTTATAATAATGCTAAAGAGTATATATTGAAACATAAAGATACATATTCAAAAGGTGTTATTAAAAAAATTTTGGTTAATCATGGATACAATGCTAATATTGTTGAGCAAATTTATTCCGAACTAGGATATAATAATAAGGATGATGAAATATCAAATCATAATTTGAAAAGTTTTTTTACAGCATTTTTAGGAACATTAATGTTATTTATTTATTTAGGAATAAAAATATTCTTTACAAATATATTATTTAAGACTATTATTTTTGTAGTTTTAATTATCATTGGAATAGTTTTCACAATAATTTCTTTGAAATATTTCTTTGAATGTAATGAGAAAAAAAGTTTATCTAAAATAAGTCTTTTTATAAATATTTTTAATATCTTCTGGATAATTTTTTCAATTATTATTTTAATTTTAAGTATATTTTTTTTAGGCGGTTCTGATCCTTTTTCAGATGAAGACATAATAGGAAATAATCAAACTCAAAGTGATATTAAAATCCTACAGATTTATTCTACTAATACTGATGATGGAGTAATTGATGGAGGTTTGGACACAATAAATATATTGTTAAAATTAGAAAATGGAAATTTGCCTTTTAAAAATGAAGATATTAGTATAAATCTAAAAAAGGGTTCGGATGAACAAAGTCTAACATACATTGAAGGATTTGCAAATACTAAAGATTATAATATCACATATATTACGGGAGAATCAATTATGGAAGAATATATTTCATTAGATGAAGTAGTTATGATGATATTTGTGAGTGATTATGATATAAATACTCAAGAGAATTTAAAACTCGAATTTATACTTGAAAATAAAATTGTGAAAAGTATTGAATTTGATACTCCTGAAAAAATTAGTTTTGATGAGACTTATATTTATCCTTAAAAATAATAATCATTTATCTTTTTTTGATTTTTCTTTTCTTTTAGTATTTGAGATGATAAAAAATAATCATTAAATAAGTTATAGTTTTTTTTTATGAATTCTTTTAATTCAATAAAATTTGAAGTTGAGAATTTTTTGTTTTTCATTGCTTCTCGTATTGTTTCTCTTACAAAGACTACGCCAAGAGGTACTTCATAATTGTCAATGAATCTTAGACAAATATATTGAGCTTGTTTTTTTCTTTTGTTTAGATGTTCGTTTATTGCAAGTTTAGTTGCAAATAATCCTCCTGCAGTAGAAGGTTCAGATTTTTTTAATTTGTTAGTTATTCCTACATAATCTGAAGCTTCCCAATTTACCATAAATTCATAATTTTCTA
This window of the Candidatus Woesearchaeota archaeon genome carries:
- a CDS encoding tyrosine--tRNA ligase, with translation MNEKLNLITSNLQEVVDIEKIKEILDKRDLKIYWGTAPTGSPSFGYLVPLYKIADFLKADCEVTILFADLHAYLDSMKSTWGLLESRTEYYKFLITELLISIGVSTKKLKFVKGTSYQLKEDYTLDLYKLSAITSFSDSKKSGAEVVKQSENPKLSGLLYPLLQALDEVYLNADAQFGGLDQRKIFMFARDNLPKINYEKRIHLMNPLIPGLGKTGKMSSSEPESKIDFFDSDKTIRNKINKAFCQDKVIDGNGLLPMLKYVLFHKIHFESRGFIINRPDKFGGAIKFENYEKVEEAFINGDLSSIDLKQGISEEIIKFIEPIREKLFENIHIYNAAYPENKIILNNK